A window of the Gemmatirosa kalamazoonensis genome harbors these coding sequences:
- the fliN gene encoding flagellar motor switch protein FliN, translating to MNPAEIDALVASVQAAKATGQPVPTSDDADGTYSPASDFGADFGAALGGSTEVPLGMLLDLSLPVSIELGRTSMTVQEILRLGRGAVIQLDRLAGEPIDIYVGDRKFAEGEVVVLGEHFGVRISRIFAATGAVPASAA from the coding sequence ATGAATCCCGCAGAAATCGACGCGCTGGTCGCGAGCGTGCAGGCCGCGAAGGCGACCGGCCAGCCGGTGCCGACGTCGGACGACGCCGACGGCACGTACAGCCCCGCATCGGATTTCGGCGCCGACTTCGGTGCCGCGCTCGGCGGCTCGACGGAAGTGCCGCTCGGCATGCTGCTCGACCTGTCGCTGCCGGTGTCGATCGAGCTCGGTCGCACGAGCATGACGGTGCAGGAGATCCTGCGCCTCGGCCGCGGCGCGGTCATCCAGCTCGACCGCCTCGCCGGCGAGCCGATCGACATCTACGTCGGCGATCGCAAGTTCGCGGAGGGCGAGGTCGTGGTGCTCGGCGAGCACTTCGGCGTGCGCATCAGCCGCATCTTCGCGGCGACCGGCGCCGTGCCCGCGTCCGCCGCCTGA